The DNA region gtatatatatatatatatatatacatgaTGGATTCATATATTTAATTAAGTGTTGTTTTTGCAACAAAGAAAAACTAATTATTGTACTTTATTAGAAAGAATACCCGGAATTAAAAGATGAAGATCTTTATCGCTATGCTAGATTGGTGACATCTGCTGTGATTGCAAAGATTCATACAATAGATTGGACTGTGGAGCTTCTTAAAATGGACACTTTGCTTGCAGGCATGCGAGGAAATTGGTAAAAACATATAAAGATTTATGCTTTGATAATTATTTCATATAGTAGATGAAGTGACACATAGCTCAAATATAATAATTTGATGCTCATTTCATTAGTTTGTGTCATGATAATGTAAACGATGATTTGATTTTAGGTATGGATTGTTCGGAAAGTCATTCAAGGATAAATTTGGGCATTTTGGACACTACATCTTGAGTGGAATGACTGgaatgaaaaaatcaaaaaatcatGGTGTTCCATACTCTTTTACTGAAGAATTTGTTGCTGTCTACAGAATGCATGCACTCCTACCAAATTCTCTGCAATTGAGAGACATATCTGCATCTCCTGGACATAACAAATCTCCTCCATTAACCAAAGAGTATGACAAAATATTATGTCAGCATCATAATTTAGTATATATTTTCATTAAAATATACAAACTTTAACAACTCATTTTATAAGGCTCATATTATAATCAATAAATGAAATTTTTGAGTTAGGGTAACTCGGAAAAGTCTTAAAGAAATCTCTTTTGATATTATATAGGATTCATATGAATGATCTCATTGGACTACCAGGAGAAAAGACTTTATCGGAGATAGGAATTGCAAGAACATTAGTATCAATGGGTCACCAAGCTTCTGGAGCACTAGAGCTTTGGAACTATCCATCATGGCTTAGAGACTTAATACCACATAACATGGATGGAACAGAAAGATCTGATCGTGTGGACTTAGCTGCTCTTGAAAGTACGGCATATGGGTCAATTGTTATTTTATGATAATTTCTTAATCTATCAGTAAATGGCTTCTAAGCTAACCATATAATTTGATATGATAAATGATACAGTTTACAGGGATAGAGAGAGGGGAGTAGCCAGATATAACCAATTCAGGAGAGCCTTGTTGTTAATTCCTATTTCAAAATGGGAAGATTTGACTGATGATAAGGAAGTAATTAAAGCATTGAAAGAGGTATATGGAAATGATGTTGAGTTGCTTGATACACAAGTAGGTCTCATGGCAGAGAAAAAGATAAAAGGTTTTGCAATTAGTGAGACAGCTTTTATAATATTTCTTATCATGGCCACTAGGTAAAAACAGCTTCTTCTTTTTTATGTTTACACCTTTACAATATTAGATATATTTATTTACTGTGCACCACACgattaaaaaaactaaaattgATGTACTaatttttattgacttaaataTCTTTTATAAAAAGATCATAGTGAGAATGATTAAAAGTTTGTATAAATTCTATTAGTTATCAACTCATATTTATTAAACAAAAATCTTAATAAGATTTAACATATTTATTTGTCTGTGTACAATGATTAAAATCCAATTTTTATATAGGTTGTGAAGGAATACATTGGACTTTAAAGCACAATATATTATACTTGATATTTATTGAATTTGTTTAGTGATTGGACTTTCATGATACTTGATATTTATTGAATTTGTTTAGTGATTGGACTTTCATGATATTTGAAGGAGGTTAGAAGGTGATAGGTTTTTCACAAGCAGCTACAACAAGGAGACCTACACTAAAAAGGGATTGGAATGGGTGAACACAACTGAAAGTTTAAAGGATGTGATTGCTCGTCATTATCCTGAAATGACAAACAAATGGTTGAACGCTCCAAGTGCTTTCTCTGTTTGGGACGCGCCTCCAAACAAACATAATCCTATTCCACTTTACTTTCGAATTCCTAGTTAATCAATTTCACCATAGAGTGTTGGAGAGTTGTTGCTAGTTCTTTTGTTGTGTTTATATTTATAAATACACATTTATTAATGTGTATGTATTCATGTTTATTAAAAACAATCTTATTATATAATGAATAAAGCTAAGGTTAGGAAATAATGAAATGAGTGTGGCAACTCATCTAGAAGAAAAGAATGGATAGCTGGGAAATGATGATGAACAAGTTTCAGAAGAATCAAATAACCAAGTTTCAGAAGAATCAGATAACTAAGTTTCAGAAGAACCAACAAGTCCATTCTTTTCCTCTATACAAGTTTCTGCCTTGTTTTATTCCTTATGTTTAAGTGGTTTTCCCTTTTACTATAGTACTTTGTATTTTCAAGAAATGCATATGATGAAAAGATTTGAAAAACAGAGAATTTGAAAAATAGAATGATTCTGAATTTCTCAGGATCAGTTTTTGATACAAGAAGATTTTATACAGTCTGCATCTCTGTTTCAAAGAGTCAATGTGACAAAATGTAATTGTATAACAGAAACATCTAACTTTAACAAACACCCCTCAAAGATTCCGTTAATACCAAACAAAAAGGAGAAAATCTCACAATGCAGAGAAGAATTTACGAGGGCAGCATAAACATGAGTCGGTTACTCACATTGACTGAAAATGTCCATTACATATATGTAATTTAAGTCATTGGTGTTCTTACAAGAGGCTGAGATCTCACATCACAATCTCGGTCAAAAGACGGAAAGTTAGATTTGACACAAGGGAATAAACACATTCAGGCAAGTAATTTGTTCACTTGACCTATTTTGCAGTCTTATTTCCCCAAACCATCAATAATAAAAACCAAACATCTGAGTAATATAATATGGCCCTACAGTGTCTAGGTCGGTACTTGAAGCTAAAGTATACAAT from Lathyrus oleraceus cultivar Zhongwan6 chromosome 1, CAAS_Psat_ZW6_1.0, whole genome shotgun sequence includes:
- the LOC127120033 gene encoding alpha-dioxygenase PIOX-like, with the translated sequence MWHLLTSPVRLLLLTIMQYFIHKDLHEAVAKMSIFDAFLFLIIHSIDKLVAWHRIPVLLGLFYLAARRHLHQKYNLLNVGTTKGIKSNPSDYPYRTLDGRYNDPLNHIAGSRGSFFGRNIPPVDQKNKLLKPDPMVVVTKLLERKTFKDTGKQFNVLAAAWIQFMIHDWIDHLEDTQQIELTASSEVASQCPLKSFKFLKTKDILTGSYDIKTGCANIRTPWWDGSVIYGNTDKVFRQVRTFEDGKLKISKEGTLLHNEDGVAISGDVRNSWAGVSVLQSLFIQEHNAVCDALKKEYPELKDEDLYRYARLVTSAVIAKIHTIDWTVELLKMDTLLAGMRGNWYGLFGKSFKDKFGHFGHYILSGMTGMKKSKNHGVPYSFTEEFVAVYRMHALLPNSLQLRDISASPGHNKSPPLTKEIHMNDLIGLPGEKTLSEIGIARTLVSMGHQASGALELWNYPSWLRDLIPHNMDGTERSDRVDLAALEIYRDRERGVARYNQFRRALLLIPISKWEDLTDDKEVIKALKEVYGNDVELLDTQVGLMAEKKIKGFAISETAFIIFLIMATRRLEGDRFFTSSYNKETYTKKGLEWVNTTESLKDVIARHYPEMTNKWLNAPSAFSVWDAPPNKHNPIPLYFRIPS